Genomic window (Saccharothrix australiensis):
GAACTGTTCACCTCCTTGGTGTTCAGAAGAGTGAAGTCGCGCAACCACGTGTTGCGCACAGTGATTGGAATAGTTGAATGGCGGATGGCACCACGAGGGGCAAGCGCAGGCTGGCCCGATTCATCAAGCAGCTCCAGGAGAAGTCCGGGCTCACCGCCGAGGAGATCGCCAAGCGGACCCGCGTCTCGCGGCCCACCGTCACCCGATTGCTCGCGGGCACACATCTGGCGCGGTGGCCGTCTCTCTCCGTGATCCTCGACGTCCTGGGTGCCACGCCCGAGCAGAAGACCTTCCTGCTCCAGATGTGGGAGGTCGCGGACGTCGACAACGCGTCGGTGGAGTACGCCGCCGCCCTGCCGATCAAGTACCGGCGCTTCCGCATGGACGAGCTGGAGGCGTATCGCGAGCGCACGCTCGACTCGACGCACGTCCACGGCCTCCTGCAAACCGCCGCGTACGCCGAGGCGGTCGCCCGCGCGTCGCACCGGTTGATCACCGGTGACAGCTGGGACCAGACCGCCGCCCTCGAACGGTCGACCCGCCAACAGCTGCTCGACCGCCCGGAGCCGTTCGAGTTCCACGCCCTGCTCGACGAAGCGGCGTTGCG
Coding sequences:
- a CDS encoding helix-turn-helix domain-containing protein, with translation MADGTTRGKRRLARFIKQLQEKSGLTAEEIAKRTRVSRPTVTRLLAGTHLARWPSLSVILDVLGATPEQKTFLLQMWEVADVDNASVEYAAALPIKYRRFRMDELEAYRERTLDSTHVHGLLQTAAYAEAVARASHRLITGDSWDQTAALERSTRQQLLDRPEPFEFHALLDEAALRRMVGGPEVMREQLDHLVRAADRPNVTIQVLPFGIGAYAPLLSALVLLDFPEADAPCAAYTEEVSGLAMLEEQEDVEPLDGVWRDAASAALTPGESIEFIKAVRDTLGDR